Proteins encoded in a region of the Leifsonia sp. PS1209 genome:
- a CDS encoding flavoprotein: MTAADSSPPLLAELALESFGFERVAIVLTGSAVTQVMPYWIDWARSAAPETTFRVVMRASAFRFATRHNIEARLRARIQVDAWEDELIAAHIELAEWADLILIYPATLDYASRLANGLADSPSLLAALTTHAQVCVAPALPPRSVGNPLIDSILDRLRAPSNFLVIDPVPGPSESSDIALAWVPPPFPDVLRRIEEERVRRTGKRPSGRPSVAVPGTEAASA, translated from the coding sequence GCCCTCGAGAGCTTCGGATTCGAGCGGGTGGCGATCGTCCTCACCGGATCTGCCGTCACGCAGGTCATGCCGTATTGGATCGACTGGGCACGCTCCGCCGCCCCGGAGACGACCTTCCGCGTGGTCATGCGAGCATCCGCCTTCCGCTTCGCGACTCGGCACAACATCGAGGCCAGGCTTCGGGCCCGGATCCAGGTCGACGCCTGGGAAGACGAGCTGATAGCCGCGCACATCGAGCTCGCCGAGTGGGCCGATCTCATCCTGATCTACCCCGCCACTCTCGACTACGCGTCCAGGCTGGCCAACGGGCTCGCCGACTCTCCCTCGCTCCTGGCAGCGCTCACCACGCACGCGCAGGTCTGTGTGGCCCCAGCGCTCCCACCGCGCTCGGTCGGCAACCCCCTCATCGACAGCATCCTTGACAGACTCCGCGCGCCATCGAATTTCCTGGTCATCGATCCGGTTCCCGGCCCGAGCGAGTCGAGCGACATCGCCCTCGCCTGGGTTCCGCCGCCCTTTCCCGACGTGCTTCGCCGCATCGAGGAGGAGCGGGTGCGACGGACAGGAAAACGACCGTCGGGCCGGCCGAGCGTCGCTGTTCCAGGCACGGAGGCGGCGTCGGCATGA